In the genome of Blastocatellia bacterium, the window CATTTCAAATCGGCACGTTTGAAATCAGCCAACTGATTTGCCGCTGCAGTAACTTACTAGCCCCTTCGCTACTGCTCGGGTCTAACCAAACCGCTGCTGCGAGAGAGTGATTCTATAAAAAAAAGCCAGAGAATGCCAGACTGTGAGCCGTGCAGACTTGATGTGCCAAAAACACGAAAACCCTCTCGGTTGACCGAGAGCCGCCGGTCAAAGGTTTTCGTCTACTCGTCTTCAGGGTATTTTCGAGAGGAAATCATCCTGATCGCAGATTGCAGACTGCCGATTGCGGGTTGATAAAACACATACCGATTGCGGGCTGCGGGTTGATAAAACTCATGCCAGTGGTCTGGAGAAAGGCCATGCTTGAGTCAGGGGGCAGGAGTCGGAAGTCAGAAGTCAGGAGCCAGAAGTCAGAGTCAGGGGCATAATTCCAATAGTCTGGAGAAAGGTCGTGTTTGATGAAGCGACATGAGGAGCAGCAGCAGAACGTCCTAAGCAGCCGCCTCCAATTTTCCATGCGTGTATGGGATTGCTTCTTCATGCCACGCTCGCTTCTGCTGAGCCGCGCAAGCGGCGCACGCGAAGGCAGCCAGACATGCAACGTCTGGAATAGCAGCGCAAGCGGCGGTGGCGCGTTGCAGAAGCGCCAGAGCAACGCACTCGTGGCCAGCGATTGCACAGCATGAACGAGCCGATGAGAGAACGGGGTGGCGCTGTCGAACGCGCGACGAACTATAGCAATTTTCAATTGCCGTTACCCGGGAAGCGCCCGCCTTGCGGGCTCACGCACGCTGGAAGTGCGCGCCCCAGCGTAGATTGATTCGCAAACCGCTCTAGGGATGACGGCTCCCAGACGTTGCAACTCTGGCTACCATCTCACTCAGCGAGCGTCCACACGGCAACGCCCCTACAAAGAACGTGGTCTTCTTCTCTCGATTGGTGTCAGATGAGAAAGCGGCCACACGCTGCTGAACTGGCGCCAAGGCCATTTGTACCAAAAGGCAAAAACAGCAGCCTCATCGTGCCAGAGGTGAGAACCTGGACAATTTCTCTGACGAGCGGCCGCGAACTCGGGTTTTTACTGCTGTGGTTGTGGCTGCTGTTGTTGTTGCTGTTGCTGTTGTTCAGCCTCTTTGCGTTTTGTCAATTCGATCGCCTTGTCGCGAGCTTTGTTCGCCTCATCCATGAGCGCTTTCCTCTTCTGAGGATCGCGTTCAACATAAGCCTTCTCGCGCAATAGGAGGTTCTTATAAACCCATGCATCCGAATATTCAGGGGCTAACGACAGGGCGCGATCAACGTATTCCAAGCCCTTATTGGCAAGCTCCACTACCTTCGGCTTTTCGGCATCCGGAACATTATACTCCGGCTCAGGATATTTCATTATCCGGTATTTTGCTGTGATAGTGGTTGCCTCGCCCCAGTATTCGGTTCCGAGTGTATAGTAAACTTCTGCTTTGTCCTTATCAGTCATTCCAGGCACGTCGGCTCGCCTGAGCATCCATTTGCGCTTTTCATCCTTATTGTTGAGGTTGCCGTAAATCGTGGCAATATAAGCAATCGCGTTGCTGAGGCTTTGAGTATCAGGATTCGGCTTCTGACTCTCCTGCTCGTAAATCTCCTGATAGACTTGTAAGGCCTCTTTTGCCAGAGCCTCCTCACCACTCAGATTGTATTTGGCGTATAGAGTAGCCCCGTAGTAAGCCTTCAATTGGGGTAAATTGGGATCCTGCGATAGAGCTGTCTTGAGCAACTCCAATGCCGTATCATATTCGCCACGATTAAACGCATAGGCTGCTTGATTCAAGTTATCCTTGGCTTTAATCGTGTTGATAAATTGGCATCCGCTCAGTGTGAGTGCCAAGACCACTGCACCGACGGCCACGATCTGTTTATAAACGTTCACGCTCGCTGAGCCTCCTTCACGATATTCAATGGGACCACATCGCCTCTAAGCAGGGACGTTCAGAAAGCTGTCTCGGTCAGCTATCATCCCTGTCACCCCTCTAGGATTCCGGTAGATCATCTATCTGTAACCCGATTGGGGAGGCGCCGGCGCCCTTAGCGATATCAATAATTTTCACGATCTCACCATAAATTGCGCTACGAGCAGCGCGCACGAAGATCGTTCTACGATCTGAAGGCAATGGGTCAAGAATTTCTTTCAACCGTGCTCCAAGCCTGTCAAGGGTAACATCCTCTTGGTTGATTTTGGCGCCAGTCACGATCCCTTGTGGATTGACATCCAAGCCCAGCACAATCACCAACGGATTGACCACGTCAACATTGCCTTGCGCCCGCTCGGGAATTTTCGACTCAATCTTGTGCGGCTTCAACGGGGTGATGACCATGAAAATGATCAGTAACACCAATAATACATCAATCAGAGGCGTCACATTAATATCGGGTTCTGCATGCATACCCCGATCAACCGGTTTTTCTTCAACATCAATCGCCATATTTACTCCTCAAAACTCTCAGTAGCTTTGCCGAAAGAAGCCGTACTCGACAAGCTACTGCCCTCCCTCACACGAACGCCGCATCAAATTGAGATGCCGCGCCAGTGCAAGGGCTAGCCCAAGGAATCAGCCTCCAGCCACGTCATGGCTTTGGGGCTTCGCCTTTTTTGCCTGGATCAACAACGAGTCCGACTCGATCAATACCGGCGCTTCGGATGGCATCCACGGCTGAAACCACATATTGATACTTGACGCGATTGTCACCTTTGACGTAGACGACGCGCTCGCCGATTGGCTTATTTTCCATCATCTTTTCAATGCGCGTCTTCATCTGTTCCAGTGTCACAGAATCGCGTCCCAAAAAATAGGTTCCATCCGCCGGGATCGCCACAATGACCGCTGACTCCTTGTTGATGGCCTGATCTTCCTCTCCATGCGGTCCCTTGGGCAGCACAACTGTCACGCCCTGTTGCAAGAAGGGTGTCACCACCATGAAGATGATGAGCAACACCAACATCACATCCACCATGGGCGTGACATTGATGGTGGCGACAAGCCCCCTATTGGCGCCAACTTGCATGCCCATAGCTATTCACCTCGCTTCTTGAGGAAGTAATCAATCAACTCGGATGAAGAGTTCTCCATCTCGACAACGAACGAGTCCACACGGCTGGTGAAATAGTTAAACATCCACACCGCCGGCAGCGCCACGAAAATGCCAAATGCTGTGGCCACCAATGCCTCAGCAATTCCACCGGCGACAGCGCCGATACCAGCCGATTCAGCCAGCTTCAGGCCCTGAAATGAATTGACGATGCCGACGACCGTGCCAAACAATCCAACAAACGGGGCCGTCGAACCAATCGTGGCAAGCGCCGACAAGCCACGTTTGAATTCAGCCGTCTTCACCGCGATAGCTCGCTGCAAGGCACGCTTGGCCGAATCAATAATTTCTCCAGGAATCTCCTTTGAGAGTTTGTGGGCTTGAAATTCTTGGAGACCCGAATTGACGACCATCGCCAGATGGCTCTTCTTGAACTTATCCGAAATGCTAATGGCTTCGTCAATCTTTCCGGTGCGCAGCGCATTGGCTACTTTCGGCGCAAATTCCCGCGACTGCTTCTTTGCAGCATTGAAACTCAACCACCGCTCAATCGTCACGGCAATTGAGTACATAGACATGATCGCCAAAATGATCACTGTCGCCAATGCCACGCCACCCATACGGCGCAACATATCCCACAAGGTGAAGCTAATTTCCTGTCCCCCTTCCTGCAACCAGAGAGCCAGCGGCCCTCCTGCTCCAAACAACATCTCAATCATGGTATCAAATGCCTCCTCATCAAGATTTGTTCAATTGAGACTCATAGTCTGAAATTGAAAATCAAAACTCCAGTGACTTTAATCGGCACACCGCTGAGCAATGTCGGGCGGAACTTCCACCCATGCGCCGCTTCCAGCGCCGCTTGCCGCAACAGCGGATGCCCTTCAATGACGCTTGCTGAAATGACATTCCCTGCCTCATCAATCACCACTTCGACTTGAACCGTACCGGACACGCGCGCGCTGCGTGCAATGGCCGGGTACGTCGGTTCAACGCGACGGATGGCGTTGCCCTGAAGCACTCCGCCAGAAACGCGACGAGGCGTTTTGGGAACCTCAACCTTCGGCTCTTCTTTTGGCGGCGGTGGTGGCGGCGCAGGCGCTGCTCCCGTGCCACCTAACACACCCCCTACAACTCCACCAATGACACCACCGGGCACACCACCCGGAACGCCGCCCGGGACACCAAAGCCTGCTCCGGTTGTCTCTACCTGCACTACAGGCATGTCAGCCTTCGGGAGCTCTTTCAGGACTTTGGTCGGAGCGACAAATCCCTTGGGAACGATGATCGCTGATTTGGGGATAACCGGTGCAGCAGGAGCTGCAGCCGGTGGCGGTGGTGGTGGCGGCGGCGGCGGTGGCGCTACTAATGCTGCCGACATCACCTGTTCCTTAAACTCAGGGTTCGCCAGCATAATGCCGGTCACGATTGAGACCAACAAAGCCACCGCATAAGCGACCATCGTGCCAAGAAAATACCATTTGGTCTGAGTTTTGACCTTCTTCGTGGTTGATTCGATCAAAGAATTCTCAAACATATATCCCCCGTCTCCTTGCCAATGGGTCAACGGCTATTTTGCTCTCATTGAATTGTCAGGCCAACAAGCGCCCTCAGTATAATCCGATTTGAATTGCCAGTCAAGCAGAACTTAACTGGCAACCATCTTACGTTTTACATCACGCCGAGCTGATGCAACCTCCTGGTGACCAGAGGCGCGTAGCTCCTTGCGTTGTTGCCACCAGACCATAATCGGACTGGCAATAGCCAGCGTTGAATAGGAGCCAACGACAATACCAATCGTCAACGCTAACGCCAAACCACGCAATACTGGCCCTCCCCAAATCAGCAATGCCAACACGGCGAGAAAGGTCAGCCCAGAGACTAAGATTGTGCGCGAGAGCGTCTGATTGATGCTATCGTTGACCAGTTGCGGCAGACTGTCTTTACGTCTTAGTTTCAGGTTCTCGCGAATGCGATCAAAGATAACGATCGTATCATTGACCGAGTAACCGGCTAAGGTCAACAATGCGGCCACAACATTGAGAGAAATTTCTTCCTGTAAGATGGAAAACACACCCAGCGTTACTAACAAATCATGACAAACCGCCACAACAGCCGCTACACCATAAATCCATTCAAAGCGAAATGCCATGTAGAGAAGAATTCCGACAAACGATGCTAACGTGACATAAATCGCGCGCTGTTGCAATTCCGCGCTGATCTGAGGGCCGACCTCTTCATAGCCGGTCAACGCCACATTGCCGGCAAAAAACTGTTTCGGCAATGCATCGGCCAGCGCCGAAGAAAAGCCCGATATATTTTTTAAGTCGGCGATTTGATTGATGAGTCCACCACTCTGTTTGTCTCTATAATCAATGATCAGGTCAGCGTACTTGGTGTACTCAGCGGCAGCGGCTGATTGTCCTGAGGCATTGAGTCCGAGGGGGTCCGACTCAATCAATTTATTGCGCAAAGTCTCACGTCCAACTGTATTGAGGTCAGTTTTGCTGGCGGCATCAGCCGGATCATTAAAGCTGGCCAGCGCGGCTAAAATAGCCCGTTTTTCCTCGCCAATTCGCTCAACGGGTTCAGGCGCGGCAGAGGTTGCCGGTGAAGCCGGCGCCGGTGAAACTGCAACGGGCGGCGTGCCAGCCTGACCTGACGAGTCGGTTGGCGCTTGCGGTTGGGCACCCGATGCTGGCGATGCCGTCTCACCAGACTGAGGCCGGTTGGTCCCGGACTGTGGTTGCGCTGAGGGCGTTGTTGCCTGAGGTGGCTGAGCCTGTTGTAATGAAGCAGCAAGCACGTCTCCTGCCGATGGTCTATAGCCAACGTTGGTCGCTCCCTGTCGTTGCGGCAAGCGAATTAAGACTTGATTCTCATTGCCTGTGATCGGATCACTAATGGGTTGAATGATAACCTTACCTACATCAATTCCATGTTTACTCAAAGCCTGACGGATTTGATCCTCCGATGGACGCCGTTCTCTAAACTTGACAGTGGCCAGCACGCCGCCAGAAAAGTCAATGCCTAAATTGAAGCCTTGAACAACCACGGAGATCATGCCGGCCAGGAGCAAGGCAATTGAGAGCATAATAAACGGACGCTTGAGGCCCAACCAGTCAACGTTTGGATTCTTAATTAGCTCGTACATGACACGTTTCTCAGATACTCAACCGTTCCGGAGCCGCCCCTTGTCGGCTCAGCAGCCACAGGAAAAATGTCTTGGAGGCAAACACAGCCGTAAACAGATTGGCGAGCAACCCGCACACCAGCGTGACGGCAAATCCGCGAATTGGCCCAGTGCCGAACACAAAGAGAAACAGGGCAGCGATAATCGTGGTGACATTGGAGTCGAAGATGGTGACAAATGCGCGATCGAATCCCAGCGTCACCGCCGACATC includes:
- a CDS encoding tetratricopeptide repeat protein; the protein is MNVYKQIVAVGAVVLALTLSGCQFINTIKAKDNLNQAAYAFNRGEYDTALELLKTALSQDPNLPQLKAYYGATLYAKYNLSGEEALAKEALQVYQEIYEQESQKPNPDTQSLSNAIAYIATIYGNLNNKDEKRKWMLRRADVPGMTDKDKAEVYYTLGTEYWGEATTITAKYRIMKYPEPEYNVPDAEKPKVVELANKGLEYVDRALSLAPEYSDAWVYKNLLLREKAYVERDPQKRKALMDEANKARDKAIELTKRKEAEQQQQQQQQQPQPQQ
- a CDS encoding biopolymer transporter ExbD — its product is MAIDVEEKPVDRGMHAEPDINVTPLIDVLLVLLIIFMVITPLKPHKIESKIPERAQGNVDVVNPLVIVLGLDVNPQGIVTGAKINQEDVTLDRLGARLKEILDPLPSDRRTIFVRAARSAIYGEIVKIIDIAKGAGASPIGLQIDDLPES
- a CDS encoding biopolymer transporter ExbD; this translates as MGMQVGANRGLVATINVTPMVDVMLVLLIIFMVVTPFLQQGVTVVLPKGPHGEEDQAINKESAVIVAIPADGTYFLGRDSVTLEQMKTRIEKMMENKPIGERVVYVKGDNRVKYQYVVSAVDAIRSAGIDRVGLVVDPGKKGEAPKP
- a CDS encoding MotA/TolQ/ExbB proton channel family protein, which produces MIEMLFGAGGPLALWLQEGGQEISFTLWDMLRRMGGVALATVIILAIMSMYSIAVTIERWLSFNAAKKQSREFAPKVANALRTGKIDEAISISDKFKKSHLAMVVNSGLQEFQAHKLSKEIPGEIIDSAKRALQRAIAVKTAEFKRGLSALATIGSTAPFVGLFGTVVGIVNSFQGLKLAESAGIGAVAGGIAEALVATAFGIFVALPAVWMFNYFTSRVDSFVVEMENSSSELIDYFLKKRGE
- a CDS encoding TonB family protein; the protein is MFENSLIESTTKKVKTQTKWYFLGTMVAYAVALLVSIVTGIMLANPEFKEQVMSAALVAPPPPPPPPPPPAAAPAAPVIPKSAIIVPKGFVAPTKVLKELPKADMPVVQVETTGAGFGVPGGVPGGVPGGVIGGVVGGVLGGTGAAPAPPPPPPKEEPKVEVPKTPRRVSGGVLQGNAIRRVEPTYPAIARSARVSGTVQVEVVIDEAGNVISASVIEGHPLLRQAALEAAHGWKFRPTLLSGVPIKVTGVLIFNFRL
- the secF gene encoding protein translocase subunit SecF, with amino-acid sequence MYELIKNPNVDWLGLKRPFIMLSIALLLAGMISVVVQGFNLGIDFSGGVLATVKFRERRPSEDQIRQALSKHGIDVGKVIIQPISDPITGNENQVLIRLPQRQGATNVGYRPSAGDVLAASLQQAQPPQATTPSAQPQSGTNRPQSGETASPASGAQPQAPTDSSGQAGTPPVAVSPAPASPATSAAPEPVERIGEEKRAILAALASFNDPADAASKTDLNTVGRETLRNKLIESDPLGLNASGQSAAAAEYTKYADLIIDYRDKQSGGLINQIADLKNISGFSSALADALPKQFFAGNVALTGYEEVGPQISAELQQRAIYVTLASFVGILLYMAFRFEWIYGVAAVVAVCHDLLVTLGVFSILQEEISLNVVAALLTLAGYSVNDTIVIFDRIRENLKLRRKDSLPQLVNDSINQTLSRTILVSGLTFLAVLALLIWGGPVLRGLALALTIGIVVGSYSTLAIASPIMVWWQQRKELRASGHQEVASARRDVKRKMVAS